The DNA sequence CGAAGGGCATGGCCATCGTGCCGGCAAAGAAATTAGGTGTCTGGAACGAGTCGGTTCGGGTGGCCCTTGTAGTTGGAGTGAGTGCTTATCCCAAAATGAGCGGGCTATCTCCTCTCAAGTTCGGTGCGAGTGATGCAAGGCAGTTTTCGGAAGTCCTGAAACAGGTAGGAAAATTCGGTGAAGGAAATGTAATCGTTTTGAACGACGATTTAGGCCAAAGTGATGCTTCTTTGAAACCCACGAAGGAAAATATCCTCCGGGCTTTTAAGACACTCGTAGACAAACGACCGGAGGTCTTTCTCTTCTACTTCTCCGGTCACGGCTTCGAGATAAACAATGAAAACGTAGTAGCCCCCTTAGATGCGCTTATGGGTAAGCGCCTCAGATACTCCCCAGAATGTTTTAAACGTAACAAAAGAAATCATAGAAAAAGCCACTCTGAAAGATGTGCGACAGACCATGGTTTTTTTAGATGCCTGCCGGGAAACTCTTCGAGCCGGCAAGGCCGGTGGAGGGAAGTCTTTCTCAGCTGACTTCTTGCCCAAAAGTGTGAAGGAAGGTCAGGGTGTGGGAGTGCTGGTGGGCACCAATCCCGGGGGCTATTCTTATGAAGACCCGGATCTGGGTGGTGGAGTATTTACGCACTTTCTGATAAAGGGTATTTCCGGTGAGGTACAGGACAGAGGCGGAGAATACGTGACCTTTAATGACCTCAAGACCTACGTGGAAGAGAAGATGAAGTTCTATACCCGGAACACAAAGGATAGGCACGAGCAGATTCCTTACTTCAAGGGAGATTTGACGGGAGATTTTC is a window from the Leptospiraceae bacterium genome containing:
- a CDS encoding caspase family protein, with protein sequence MKVKLLLLLFLCLSLFASPEKKDISNQSTKEEKPKTFTYKPFETNAKGMAIVPAKKLGVWNESVRVALVVGVSAYPKMSGLSPLKFGASDARQFSEVLKQVGKFGEGNVIVLNDDLGQSDASLKPTKENILRAFKTLVDKRPEVFLFYFSGHGFEINNENVVAPLDALMGKRLRYSPECFKRNKRNHRKSHSERCATDHGFFRCLPGNSSSRQGRWREVFLS